The DNA segment AATGATGCGCGCCGACGGTTGCGTCGTCAGTCATCATCGTCCGCGTGCGGCGTGATGGCCCACTCCGGATATCCCGGGCGCGGGCCCTTCATCGCACGCCAAATAATCCGGTTGAGCAGGTCCTCGGGGCATTGGTCGGCCTGTTCCAATGGCAGTCGCGCACTGACGATTGAATCACGGCGCAGCGAGGAGTCCGAGACGTGTTTCGGGTCCGGATTCATTTCGTCGAGCGGCACGTTGTTCGGCACCGCGACAAAGGGCGCAACGTCCGGCTGCTCGCTGAAACAATCCACCATGGGCGTGGCCGTCGCGTCCATCATGTTCATTGGCGGCAGACCAAGGATCAACTCGATCGTGCGCAGGATGCTGGTTTGGTTGTATTGGACACTGACAACCTGCCGTCGTTTTGTGTAAGGACTGATGACGTAAGCCGTCGTCCGATACCCACTGACGTGGTCCCACCCGGCTTGCGGATCGTCTTCGACGGCGAATATGCAGGTCTCCCGCCAAAAACGGCTGTGGCTGATGGCCTCGACGATTTGACCGAACGCGACGTCGTTGTCCGCTACGTGCGCGGCCGGCGTCGGCGTGCCCGCCTTGGTGCCGGACGTGTGGTCGTTGGGCAGGCAAATGATGACCAGGTTGGGCAATTCTCCGCTCTGCGCGAACTGTTTCAACTCTTTGATGAACTGCGCCGCGCGGAATACGTCCGGAATCCCCAAATCCCAACCGACGCTGTTGGTCGCGAGATAGGGCCGCAACGACTCGATTGCCGGACGGCTGCGGATGTTGATGAGGCCGGTCTGGTTGACGAAGTCGCGGTAGTGATCGAGAAAACCTGGTTTCCCTTTCCGCGCCGGATCGCGCCAGGATTTTTCAGTGACCGCAAACTCCCCGTAATCGCGCAGCGTCTTTCCATGCGCGAGCGCGTTGTCCCAGATGAAGCCGGATGGCGCATAAGCCAGCGCATCCACGTCGCTGTCCTCCATGCCATCGGGATAACTGCGGGGAAAACCCGCGAACGACTTCTCCATGTAATCCGTGGCAAAAGCGGTGTCCGACCATTGATGGCCGTCGGCGCTCAAAATGCCGGAGCAATAGGTGTTGTCGAGAAGCGCGAACTCGCGGACAAGCTTGTGCTGATTCGGCGTTATGCGCTCGCCGAAAACACACAGATCCGCGTCGCCGTTGCCTTCCGTGATGTCGCCGAGCACCTGATCATAGGTGCGGTTTTCCTTGATGATGTAAACGACGTGCTTGAACACGGACGGTTCGCCCGCACGCTCGGGCACGGGGCGCGCCGCCTGGCCGACGCGCGCCGGCAGGCCCGCCAGGCGCAGCATTGGTTCTCGATAATTTCGAAGGACCGATTGTGTGTGGACCGCCAGGTCGCCTTTTGTCGGCACCGGCACGAGGGACACCGTTCCAAAGTACTGATGTGAGTTGCCGGCAATCCTCCCGGTCCGGGCGTCCTTCCGGCCGGGTCCGATGCCTTTGATGTTTGCGACGCAAAGTTTGTTCCTCTTCACATCAACGGCAATCGCGCCGGGAAACCAGCCGGTGGGAATGAGGCCGAGCAACCGGGATTTGCCGGGCCGGAATGCGACCACTGCAACGGCGTT comes from the Candidatus Angelobacter sp. genome and includes:
- a CDS encoding alkaline phosphatase family protein; this translates as MKQTHSGRFLRQLAVSWAAMVLMIAIVIRGRAAEWTRERVGRAGGSRVVTPVNQILTPAGIQIELPGLRPQGLALSPDGKTLAVSGKTHELIIIDPGSGKITQHVPLPSDKATDVNPESVSSHILEPDKEGQLSYTGLIFSPDGSRIFLSNVNGSLKVFGVNSDHRVSPLYSIPLPAATALDRKEDIPAGLAISRDGRQLYVALNLSNRLAELDLKTGKVIRFWDVGVAPYDVVLVGEKAYVSNWGGRRPDAQSITGPAGRGTRVRVDSIRYIANEGSVSVVDLRGNASTREIPVGLHSSALAPAPGGKYLAVANAGGDTVSVIDTRKDKVVETVWVKSNPADLFGASPNALAFDKPGKTLFVCNGTQNAVAVVAFRPGKSRLLGLIPTGWFPGAIAVDVKRNKLCVANIKGIGPGRKDARTGRIAGNSHQYFGTVSLVPVPTKGDLAVHTQSVLRNYREPMLRLAGLPARVGQAARPVPERAGEPSVFKHVVYIIKENRTYDQVLGDITEGNGDADLCVFGERITPNQHKLVREFALLDNTYCSGILSADGHQWSDTAFATDYMEKSFAGFPRSYPDGMEDSDVDALAYAPSGFIWDNALAHGKTLRDYGEFAVTEKSWRDPARKGKPGFLDHYRDFVNQTGLINIRSRPAIESLRPYLATNSVGWDLGIPDVFRAAQFIKELKQFAQSGELPNLVIICLPNDHTSGTKAGTPTPAAHVADNDVAFGQIVEAISHSRFWRETCIFAVEDDPQAGWDHVSGYRTTAYVISPYTKRRQVVSVQYNQTSILRTIELILGLPPMNMMDATATPMVDCFSEQPDVAPFVAVPNNVPLDEMNPDPKHVSDSSLRRDSIVSARLPLEQADQCPEDLLNRIIWRAMKGPRPGYPEWAITPHADDDD